TGTTTTCATCTACTAAGTATTCAATCGTTCCAACGTTTTCATACCCAACTTTAAACATTGCTTTAACAGAAGTTCTGTAAAGCTCTTTCTTTACTTCTTCATCTAACGATGGAGACCTTGCTATTTCTACTATTTTTTGATGTCTTCTTTGTATAGAACAGTCTCTTTCTCCAAGATGAACTACGTTTCCATACTTATCAGCCATTATCTGAATTTCTATGTGTCTTGGATTTTCAACGTATTTCTCTATAAAGACATCACCTTTTCCAAAAAATTTTTTAGCTTCATTGTAAGCAGACTGGAATAAGGTCTCAAATTCAGATTCAGACCTTACGATTCTCATACCCCTTCCGCCACCACCATAGGCAGCTTTAAGAATAACCGGATATCCTATCTCATTTGCTATTTCTTTGGCTTTTTTCATATCAGATATTGGTTCATCGCTACCTGGCAGGATTGGAACACCAAGCTCCCTCATCTTTTTCTTTGCTGCCATCTTGTCGCCAAAGAGCGCAATATGTTCCGGCTTTGGACCAATAAATATAATTCCTTGTCTTACACAGTACTCTGCAAACTCTGGGTTTTCTGATAAAAATCCGTATCCTGGATGAATTGCATCGCACTTAGTTTGTTTTGCTAAATCTACTATTCTAAAATAGTTTAAATAAGCTTGGATTGGGTCTCCTGGAATCAGATAAGCTTCGTCAGCTTTTTTAACATAGATACTTTTTGCATCTGCTTCTGAATAGATTGCTACCGTCTTTATTCCAAGCTCTTTACATGCTCTAATTATTCTCGTTGCTATCTCTCCTCTGTTTGCAACAAGGACTTTTTTAATCTCTCTTGGCATTACCTTCATGTATTCTTTCTTTGAAGAAATTTTTTTAACTGATTTGTAAAGTGGATTATCTTTACTCATATTGAATATCACCTTCCATGTTTTCTATAAATGCTTCATGTAAAGACCTTACTGCAAGCTCTGCATACTTTTCATCTATTAAAACTGATATTTTTATCTCTGATGTTGAGATTGCATATATATTTATACCTTCTCTAGATAAAACTTCAAACATTTTTGCTGCTGTTCCTGCATGGGTTTTCATTCCAAGACCAACGATAGAAACTTTTGCAATTTTATCATTTCTTTCAACTTCTTCAGCTCCTATTTCTTGTGCTACTTCTTTTGCTATTTCTTCTGCTACATCCGCATCTGTTTTGTTTACTGTAAATGATATATCAGTAAAACCTTTGTGTGAAACGTTTTGAACTATCATATCAACAACAATGTTTCTATCTCCAAGGGCTTTGAATAACTTAGCTGCAACGCCTGGCTTGTCGGGGACTCTTACTACAGTAATTCTTGATTCTTTTAATTCGTGAGAAATTCCTCTAACAATCATTTTTTCCATTTCTTCATTCTCCTCCACTATCCAAGTTCCTTCTTCGTCGTTAAAAGATGACCTTACATGTATTTTAACACCATACTTTGCCCCAAATTCTACAGACCTAATTTGCATAACTTTTGAACCAAGAGAAGCCATCTCCATCATCTCTTCATATGATATAACCGGTATTTTTCTTGCATTTTCAACAATTCTTGGGTCTGCTGTAAAAACACCCGGTACATCTGTATAAATTTCACATACATCAGCTTTTAAAGCTGCAGCTAAAGCAACGGCAGAAGTATCAGAACCACCTCTACCAAGAGTTGTAATGTCTCCCCCTTCTGTAACACCTTGAAATCCTGCAACTATAACAACCTTTCCCTCATCTAAATGTTTTCTTATTCTATGTGTATCTATTTTTTTAATTCTCGCCTTTGTATGTACATCATCGGTAATTATCGGAACTTGCCAACCTGTTAAACTAACAGCATCTATTCCAAGCTCTTTTAATGCAATAGCTACCAATCCTATTGCTACCTGCTCACCTGTGGAGACTACCATGTCTTGTTCTCTTGGGTCAGGTCTTGATGATAACTCTCTTGTTAAACCAAGCAGTCTATCTGTCTCTCCACTCATAGCAGAAGAGACAACTACGACTTTATTCCCGGCATCTACTGCCTTTTTTATTTTTTTTGCAACATTTTTAATTCTTTCTATATTCCCAACAGATGTTCCGCCATACTTTTGAACTATTAAAGGCAATTAAAGAGACCTCCATACATAAAAATGTTTAGTTTATTATAACAAAAGCATTATTTTTTTGCTTAATTATAAATGATGAGAAAATGGGTAGATTTATAATTCCCCATATGCTTG
This is a stretch of genomic DNA from Sulfurihydrogenibium sp. YO3AOP1. It encodes these proteins:
- a CDS encoding aspartate kinase; this translates as MPLIVQKYGGTSVGNIERIKNVAKKIKKAVDAGNKVVVVSSAMSGETDRLLGLTRELSSRPDPREQDMVVSTGEQVAIGLVAIALKELGIDAVSLTGWQVPIITDDVHTKARIKKIDTHRIRKHLDEGKVVIVAGFQGVTEGGDITTLGRGGSDTSAVALAAALKADVCEIYTDVPGVFTADPRIVENARKIPVISYEEMMEMASLGSKVMQIRSVEFGAKYGVKIHVRSSFNDEEGTWIVEENEEMEKMIVRGISHELKESRITVVRVPDKPGVAAKLFKALGDRNIVVDMIVQNVSHKGFTDISFTVNKTDADVAEEIAKEVAQEIGAEEVERNDKIAKVSIVGLGMKTHAGTAAKMFEVLSREGINIYAISTSEIKISVLIDEKYAELAVRSLHEAFIENMEGDIQYE
- the accC gene encoding acetyl-CoA carboxylase biotin carboxylase subunit gives rise to the protein MKVMPREIKKVLVANRGEIATRIIRACKELGIKTVAIYSEADAKSIYVKKADEAYLIPGDPIQAYLNYFRIVDLAKQTKCDAIHPGYGFLSENPEFAEYCVRQGIIFIGPKPEHIALFGDKMAAKKKMRELGVPILPGSDEPISDMKKAKEIANEIGYPVILKAAYGGGGRGMRIVRSESEFETLFQSAYNEAKKFFGKGDVFIEKYVENPRHIEIQIMADKYGNVVHLGERDCSIQRRHQKIVEIARSPSLDEEVKKELYRTSVKAMFKVGYENVGTIEYLVDENNNFYFIEMNTRLQVEHTVTEMVTGIDIVQKMIEIAEGKKLPFLQEDISMRGYAIEFRVNAEDPAKNFAPSVGLITSYHSPGGPGVRVDAAVYKDYVIPPYYDSMIAKLSVWALTWQDVVNRARRALDEFIVRGVPTNLPLLRAIVRDEDFINGKFTTKYIDEKLPTFNLKEQERNIEDLVAAIAGALAAYHRL